One Sphingobium sp. Z007 genomic region harbors:
- a CDS encoding TonB-dependent receptor: MMKCVYRAALGAASMFAITAAMSAQAQQAPAPQAAAQPDSYTDIVVTAQRREERLVDVPASIVAISGEQLARAGVNGMEDLTRQAPGVIINKTGAYLQPTVRGIGASVQGGGAESNVAIYVDGVYVASQTGAMFDLANLESVQILKGPQGTLFGRNATGGAILITTRDPGYDLSGQINASYGRFNEYKLSAYLTTGLTDTLAVDMSAYYRASDGFVRDLRTDALRGEQSSLDLRSKLLFEPTEDVKFVLSGSHNETNDPSGLNYTSLNGNTVGRNFPNALPVATDRRHVSQELPTRIDTNTDAVSLNGSVKFDFATLNLISGYRTEVDYIETDLDSSYAPASYATYDQFNDSFSQEINFTSPAGRDFSWVVGVFYYWNAAGSKSWDLNGRPFYKARITSDSISGFADGTYDLGKISVIAGLRYSSEKRRFKRGLPGGAFTVDTSATFNSWTPRFGLRYDVGDRSNIYATFSKGFKSGLYNISSPSIIPVRPEKIDAYEIGFKSASRTLDFNAAAYFYNYKDIQVTAYDYTSGISRLFNAAQAEVYGFEMDAAWRPSTNFDARAAISYTHAAFTNFPGAPAFTPSATFSNGTPCPDRNCGNVQSLVDASGNQMLRAPELTLSAAANYRIPLDNGGEVAFGVRPYWSSKINYSFQERIQQPSYFTLDADISWSLNDQVRLTLWGRNLTNAKFALSRSESSARDAIAWAQPASYGIAGSYKF, translated from the coding sequence ATGATGAAGTGCGTGTATCGCGCTGCGCTTGGCGCGGCCTCAATGTTCGCCATCACGGCCGCCATGTCCGCGCAGGCGCAACAGGCACCAGCCCCGCAGGCGGCCGCCCAGCCGGACAGCTATACCGACATCGTCGTCACCGCGCAGCGGCGCGAGGAGCGACTGGTCGATGTGCCCGCATCGATCGTGGCGATCAGCGGCGAGCAACTGGCCCGCGCGGGCGTTAACGGCATGGAAGACCTGACGCGCCAGGCACCCGGCGTCATCATCAACAAGACCGGCGCCTATCTGCAACCCACGGTGCGCGGCATCGGCGCGAGCGTGCAGGGCGGCGGCGCGGAATCCAACGTCGCCATCTATGTCGACGGCGTCTATGTCGCCAGCCAGACCGGCGCGATGTTCGACCTGGCCAATCTGGAATCGGTACAGATATTGAAGGGGCCGCAGGGCACGCTGTTCGGGCGCAATGCGACCGGCGGCGCGATCCTGATCACCACGCGCGATCCGGGCTATGACCTGTCGGGGCAGATCAACGCCAGCTATGGCCGGTTCAACGAATATAAGCTGAGCGCCTATCTTACCACTGGCCTGACCGACACGTTGGCGGTCGATATGTCGGCCTATTACCGCGCGTCGGACGGCTTTGTGCGCGACCTGCGCACCGATGCGCTGCGCGGCGAGCAGTCGAGCCTGGACCTGCGATCCAAATTATTGTTCGAACCGACCGAGGACGTGAAATTCGTCCTGTCGGGATCGCACAACGAAACCAACGATCCTTCCGGCCTCAACTATACCTCCCTCAACGGCAACACGGTCGGCCGCAATTTCCCCAATGCGCTGCCCGTCGCGACGGATCGGCGGCATGTCAGCCAGGAATTGCCGACACGAATCGACACCAATACCGACGCCGTGTCGCTCAACGGATCGGTCAAGTTCGACTTTGCGACACTGAACCTGATTTCGGGCTATCGCACCGAAGTCGATTATATCGAAACCGACCTCGATTCGAGTTATGCGCCCGCATCCTATGCGACCTATGACCAGTTTAACGACAGTTTCAGCCAGGAGATCAATTTCACGTCACCGGCAGGCAGGGATTTTTCGTGGGTCGTGGGCGTGTTCTACTATTGGAACGCAGCGGGATCGAAAAGCTGGGACCTCAATGGCCGCCCCTTCTACAAGGCGCGCATCACCAGCGATTCGATTTCCGGCTTTGCCGATGGCACCTATGATCTGGGCAAAATCTCCGTGATCGCGGGCCTACGGTACAGCAGCGAAAAGCGCCGGTTCAAGCGCGGCCTGCCCGGCGGCGCCTTTACTGTCGATACGTCCGCGACCTTCAACAGCTGGACGCCCCGCTTCGGCTTGCGCTATGATGTCGGGGACAGGTCGAACATCTATGCGACCTTCTCCAAGGGCTTCAAGAGCGGCCTCTACAACATCTCCTCGCCGTCGATCATTCCGGTCCGCCCGGAAAAGATCGACGCCTATGAAATCGGGTTCAAAAGCGCCAGTCGCACACTGGATTTCAACGCAGCGGCCTATTTCTACAATTATAAGGATATTCAGGTCACTGCCTATGACTATACGTCGGGCATTTCCCGCCTGTTCAACGCGGCGCAAGCGGAAGTCTATGGCTTCGAAATGGACGCCGCCTGGCGTCCTTCGACAAATTTCGACGCGCGGGCGGCGATTTCCTACACCCACGCCGCATTCACCAACTTTCCCGGCGCGCCGGCCTTCACACCGTCGGCCACATTTTCGAACGGAACGCCCTGCCCGGATCGCAATTGCGGCAATGTGCAGAGCCTGGTCGACGCGAGCGGCAACCAGATGCTGCGCGCGCCCGAACTGACGTTGAGCGCGGCGGCCAATTACCGCATCCCGCTCGACAATGGCGGAGAGGTGGCTTTTGGGGTCCGCCCCTATTGGTCGAGCAAGATCAACTATAGTTTTCAGGAACGCATCCAGCAGCCATCCTATTTCACGCTGGACGCCGACATCAGCTGGTCTTTGAACGATCAGGTCCGGCTGACGCTGTGGGGGCGCAACCTGACCAATGCGAAATTCGCGCTGTCCCGGTCGGAAAGCTCCGCCCGCGACGCGATCGCCTGGGCGCAGCCTGCCTCCTACGGGATCGCAGGCAGCTATAAATTCTGA
- a CDS encoding phosphotransferase, with protein MSFEDQKGTSAVRDQHRFDEAALAAWMTANVAGYEGPLTVEQFKGGQSNPTYKLVTPGRSYVMRRKPPGQLVKGAHAVDREARVLTALEKADFPVAHVHGLCTDDSVIGTWFFIMDMVEGRIMWDATFPDVARDDRPAYFAAMNAAIADLHKVDYKAVGLEDYGRPGSYFERQIARWTKQYLADEEAGRDPHMDRLIAWLPTAIPDGEEVSVVHGDFRSDNMIFHASEPRIAAVLDWELSTLGHPLADFAYHAMMYRMPPLIVPGLAGADLAALNIPSEEDYVAAYCRNSGRDSLPGYDFAMAFNFFRFAAIIHGIKGRYLRGTAANAEAKTRADAFPVLAELAWQQAVRAGA; from the coding sequence ATGAGCTTCGAGGATCAGAAGGGCACCAGCGCCGTGCGCGACCAGCATCGTTTCGACGAAGCGGCGCTGGCGGCGTGGATGACCGCCAATGTCGCGGGCTATGAAGGGCCGCTGACGGTCGAACAGTTCAAGGGCGGGCAATCCAACCCGACCTACAAGCTGGTGACGCCCGGCCGTTCCTATGTGATGCGCCGCAAGCCGCCCGGCCAGTTGGTCAAGGGCGCCCATGCCGTCGACCGCGAGGCAAGGGTGCTGACTGCGCTGGAAAAGGCGGATTTCCCGGTCGCCCATGTCCATGGCCTATGCACCGACGACAGCGTCATCGGCACCTGGTTCTTCATCATGGATATGGTCGAAGGTCGCATCATGTGGGACGCGACCTTCCCCGACGTCGCCCGCGACGATCGTCCCGCCTATTTCGCCGCGATGAACGCCGCCATCGCGGACTTGCACAAGGTCGATTACAAGGCCGTGGGGCTGGAGGATTATGGCCGCCCCGGCAGCTATTTCGAGCGCCAGATCGCACGCTGGACCAAGCAATATCTGGCCGATGAGGAAGCGGGTCGCGATCCGCATATGGACCGGCTGATCGCCTGGCTGCCCACCGCCATCCCCGATGGGGAGGAGGTGTCGGTCGTCCATGGCGATTTCCGTTCGGACAATATGATCTTCCACGCCAGCGAACCGCGCATCGCCGCCGTGCTCGACTGGGAACTCTCGACGCTGGGCCATCCGCTCGCCGATTTCGCCTATCATGCGATGATGTACCGGATGCCGCCGCTGATCGTTCCGGGTCTGGCCGGGGCCGATCTGGCCGCGCTCAACATCCCCAGCGAAGAAGACTATGTCGCGGCCTATTGCCGCAACAGCGGCCGCGATTCCCTGCCCGGCTATGATTTCGCGATGGCGTTCAACTTCTTCCGCTTCGCCGCGATCATCCATGGCATCAAGGGCCGCTATCTGCGCGGCACCGCCGCCAATGCGGAGGCAAAGACCCGTGCCGACGCTTTCCCGGTGCTGGCGGAACTGGCCTGGCAGCAGGCGGTGCGCGCGGGCGCCTGA
- a CDS encoding carbohydrate porin, protein MGIRRRASPTQRSFWARVGYLYNTSDYDRFLGGRDHNHSYYALIDFQATRPDDQLFFRGLYLGASYSAARKSVSSFSKAAEIRAYYVGPFDARPTDSFNLTVSYNRFSEDLHQSYALRGIDTARHQVGISGAYAVHLGPGIRVAPALQYVVNPTFLPGYKDVLLGSASLYLAF, encoded by the coding sequence GTGGGCATCCGGCGTCGTGCGTCTCCGACCCAGCGCAGTTTCTGGGCGCGGGTCGGCTATCTCTACAATACATCGGATTATGACCGTTTCCTGGGGGGCCGCGACCATAATCATTCCTATTATGCGCTGATCGATTTCCAGGCGACCCGGCCGGACGACCAATTATTCTTTCGTGGGCTTTATCTGGGTGCCAGTTACAGTGCGGCGCGCAAGTCGGTCAGCTCGTTCAGCAAAGCGGCTGAAATACGCGCCTATTATGTCGGACCGTTCGACGCGAGGCCAACGGATTCTTTCAACCTGACGGTCAGTTACAATAGATTCAGCGAAGACCTGCACCAGTCCTATGCCCTGCGCGGGATTGACACGGCGCGGCATCAGGTGGGCATATCGGGCGCATATGCGGTGCATCTTGGTCCGGGTATTCGCGTTGCCCCAGCACTGCAATATGTAGTCAATCCGACATTCCTGCCGGGGTACAAGGATGTGCTGCTGGGGTCGGCGTCGCTCTATCTGGCCTTTTAG
- a CDS encoding MFS transporter, with product MSDAGNMRRDAPERDLVDERAFPRPLVAWTSTIILMLLFATAYLDRQIISLMVNPIRTEFGVGDFEISLLQGFAFAVLYAVCGLPLGMAVDRYPRRWIVMGGVLIWSCAAMMSGLAESYNQILVARIFVGAGEAALAPAAYSILSDLFPKRRLTFALGVFMIGALLGAEGSLAIGGYILHVAADGITVPLLGRLEAWRFAFVVTALPGFVLAALAIFIHEPARERPAGHGAGWGEVLRFMASRKTFYFCQIVGFSLVMALVYARLAWNPTFLIRTYGWSVQQAGYALGAFGFVAGIAALLVGARIVDGMFARGRLDAHFRYYVVGGTILGLFGIATYLAPSPLLFFVGSLFIIVPLNMGAIGASAVQVATPPHLRGRISALYLMSVALLGMTLGPAVVGFLTQHVFVSDASIGTALAWTYGILGPITALLFFAGLGPMRDAVAREGEW from the coding sequence ATGAGCGATGCTGGGAATATGCGGCGTGATGCGCCTGAACGGGATTTGGTGGACGAACGTGCCTTTCCGCGCCCCCTTGTCGCCTGGACCAGCACCATCATTCTGATGCTGCTCTTTGCGACCGCCTATCTCGATCGCCAGATCATTTCGCTGATGGTCAATCCGATCCGCACGGAATTTGGCGTCGGCGATTTCGAAATCAGCCTGCTTCAGGGTTTCGCCTTCGCCGTCCTCTATGCCGTATGCGGCCTGCCGCTCGGCATGGCGGTGGACCGTTACCCGCGCCGCTGGATCGTCATGGGCGGGGTACTTATCTGGTCCTGCGCGGCGATGATGTCGGGCCTGGCAGAAAGCTATAATCAGATATTGGTCGCCCGCATATTCGTGGGCGCGGGGGAGGCTGCGCTGGCCCCGGCGGCCTATTCCATCCTGTCGGACCTGTTCCCCAAAAGGCGGCTGACCTTTGCGCTGGGCGTCTTCATGATCGGCGCGCTGCTGGGGGCGGAAGGATCACTGGCGATCGGCGGCTACATCCTGCATGTCGCGGCCGACGGCATCACCGTGCCGCTGCTCGGCCGTCTGGAGGCGTGGCGCTTCGCCTTTGTCGTTACTGCGCTGCCCGGCTTCGTCCTTGCCGCGCTGGCGATCTTCATTCATGAGCCGGCGCGCGAACGACCGGCAGGCCACGGGGCGGGATGGGGCGAGGTCTTGCGCTTCATGGCCAGCCGCAAAACCTTCTATTTCTGCCAGATTGTTGGCTTTTCGCTGGTCATGGCCCTTGTCTATGCCCGGCTTGCCTGGAACCCGACCTTCCTGATCCGCACCTATGGCTGGAGCGTGCAGCAGGCCGGCTATGCGCTGGGCGCCTTTGGCTTCGTCGCCGGGATCGCCGCGCTGCTGGTCGGCGCGCGGATCGTCGATGGCATGTTTGCGCGGGGCCGTCTGGACGCGCATTTTCGCTATTATGTCGTCGGCGGGACGATATTGGGCCTGTTCGGTATCGCCACCTATCTGGCGCCCAGCCCTCTCCTTTTCTTCGTCGGATCGCTGTTCATCATCGTCCCGCTCAATATGGGGGCGATCGGCGCGTCGGCGGTGCAGGTGGCGACGCCGCCACATCTGCGCGGGCGCATATCGGCGCTTTATCTGATGAGCGTCGCGCTGCTGGGCATGACATTGGGACCGGCGGTGGTGGGCTTCCTGACCCAGCATGTGTTCGTCAGCGACGCGAGCATCGGCACGGCGCTCGCCTGGACCTACGGCATCCTTGGCCCGATTACCGCGCTGCTCTTTTTCGCGGGCCTTGGCCCGATGCGCGACGCGGTCGCGCGAGAGGGCGAGTGGTGA
- a CDS encoding SDR family NAD(P)-dependent oxidoreductase, with product MKIDGTVAVTGAGGGIGLGIAAEAARRGYATLALIYDEAQRPDLERAVDGLPGNLAIQCLDITRPGDFAFPDDLDVLVNNAGIRLKNLPIEHIPLDEWRLYFDVNFLGHVTMTQRAIPIMRARHKGLICNINSGSLYSPMPFLAPYRATKGAMMAFTETLRAEVEQFGIGVLEILPGAVKTGINKESVTVRIAHAVDYPEYAAMAQRQRDLFSGDFTIWSIEDAARFIVDAMEDNKGRMRHGSDPQSDAMAMSGWRPDGGEEQIARFITMIDPSKQT from the coding sequence ATGAAGATCGACGGCACGGTGGCGGTGACGGGCGCGGGCGGCGGTATCGGTCTTGGCATTGCGGCGGAGGCCGCCCGGCGTGGCTATGCGACCTTGGCGCTCATCTATGATGAAGCCCAGCGCCCCGACCTGGAGCGCGCGGTCGACGGCTTGCCCGGCAACCTGGCGATCCAATGTCTTGACATCACCCGACCCGGCGATTTCGCCTTTCCCGACGATCTTGACGTGCTGGTCAACAATGCTGGCATCCGCCTCAAGAATCTGCCGATCGAACATATCCCGCTCGACGAATGGCGTCTCTATTTCGACGTCAATTTCCTGGGCCATGTCACCATGACCCAGCGCGCGATCCCGATCATGCGCGCACGCCACAAAGGGTTGATCTGCAACATCAATTCCGGTTCGCTCTACAGCCCCATGCCCTTCCTGGCGCCCTATCGCGCGACCAAGGGGGCGATGATGGCCTTCACCGAAACCTTGCGGGCGGAGGTGGAACAGTTCGGCATCGGCGTCCTGGAAATCCTGCCCGGCGCGGTCAAGACCGGAATCAACAAGGAATCGGTGACGGTCCGCATCGCCCATGCGGTCGACTATCCCGAATATGCCGCGATGGCGCAGCGTCAGCGTGACCTGTTTTCAGGGGATTTCACCATATGGTCGATCGAGGACGCCGCCCGCTTCATCGTCGATGCGATGGAGGATAATAAGGGCCGGATGCGCCATGGCAGCGATCCGCAAAGCGACGCCATGGCCATGTCCGGCTGGCGGCCCGACGGCGGCGAGGAACAGATCGCCCGGTTCATCACCATGATCGACCCAAGCAAACAGACTTAG
- a CDS encoding acyl-CoA synthetase, with protein MMHPRLHAAADPAKAAAILAETGETLTYGALETIGNRGAHYFRSLGIGAGDTIAIWLPNTLRYFEIYWAAQRAGLYITPISTKLTAEEAAYILNDCEARLLVADAGIGALKALLAARSALCPKLATILTADGDGAGLVQWHDAIAPFSDSPIADESAGFHMVYSSGTTGRPKGIRLPLTGGPATEPHMLADRQKSRYGTGAHSVFLSPAPIYHTAPLAFSTAVQRLGGTVVMLGKFTPEAALDAIQTYRVTATQMVPTMFLRLLRVPDAQRLGYDLSSLTHVVHAAAPCPVDVKQAMIDWLGPIIYEYYGGSEGNGSTFITSEEWLRKKGSVGQADWGTIHICDEDGREVPAGQQGTVYFEGGWDFHYLNDAQKTADARNPVHPTWSTLGDVGYLDSDGYLFLTDRKSFMIISGGVNIYPQEAENILSFHPKVADVAVIGVPDAEMGEAVKAVVQPRDWAEAGDALAQELMAYCRSQLSAIKCPRSVDFARELPRHDTGKLYKREIRDRYWPASDKRIA; from the coding sequence ATGATGCACCCGCGCCTTCACGCCGCCGCAGACCCTGCCAAAGCCGCCGCCATATTGGCCGAAACCGGCGAAACGCTGACCTACGGCGCGCTGGAGACGATCGGCAACCGAGGTGCCCATTATTTCCGGTCGTTGGGCATCGGCGCGGGCGATACGATCGCCATCTGGTTGCCCAACACGCTGCGCTATTTCGAGATATATTGGGCAGCGCAGCGTGCGGGCCTCTATATCACGCCGATTTCCACCAAGCTGACGGCGGAGGAAGCAGCCTATATCCTCAATGACTGCGAGGCGCGGCTGTTGGTGGCGGACGCTGGCATCGGCGCGCTGAAGGCGCTGTTGGCGGCGCGATCCGCCCTGTGCCCGAAACTGGCGACCATCCTGACCGCCGACGGCGACGGGGCGGGACTGGTACAATGGCACGACGCCATCGCGCCCTTTTCCGACAGCCCGATCGCGGACGAAAGCGCGGGTTTCCACATGGTCTATTCGTCCGGCACGACCGGGCGGCCCAAGGGCATCCGCCTGCCGCTGACCGGCGGCCCGGCGACCGAGCCGCATATGCTCGCCGACCGACAGAAGAGTCGCTATGGTACGGGTGCCCATAGCGTGTTTCTCAGCCCCGCGCCGATCTATCACACGGCCCCCCTCGCCTTTTCGACCGCGGTTCAGCGGCTGGGCGGCACGGTGGTGATGCTGGGCAAATTCACGCCGGAAGCGGCGCTGGACGCGATCCAGACCTATCGCGTGACCGCCACCCAGATGGTGCCGACCATGTTCCTGCGCCTGCTGCGCGTGCCCGATGCACAGCGGCTGGGCTATGACCTGTCGTCGCTGACCCATGTGGTCCATGCTGCCGCGCCCTGCCCGGTCGACGTCAAACAGGCGATGATCGATTGGCTGGGACCGATCATTTACGAATATTATGGCGGGTCGGAAGGCAACGGATCCACGTTCATCACATCGGAAGAATGGCTGCGCAAGAAAGGGTCGGTCGGACAGGCGGACTGGGGCACCATCCATATCTGCGACGAGGACGGCCGCGAAGTGCCCGCGGGGCAACAGGGCACGGTATATTTCGAAGGCGGCTGGGATTTCCACTATCTCAATGATGCGCAAAAGACGGCGGACGCGCGCAATCCGGTGCACCCTACATGGTCGACACTGGGCGATGTCGGCTATCTCGACAGCGACGGCTATCTGTTCCTGACCGATCGCAAGAGTTTCATGATTATATCCGGCGGGGTGAATATCTATCCGCAGGAGGCAGAAAATATCCTGAGCTTTCACCCCAAGGTCGCCGATGTCGCGGTGATAGGCGTGCCGGACGCGGAGATGGGCGAGGCGGTCAAGGCAGTCGTACAGCCGCGCGACTGGGCCGAGGCGGGCGACGCGCTGGCGCAGGAGTTGATGGCCTATTGCCGCAGCCAATTGAGCGCGATCAAATGCCCGCGATCTGTGGATTTCGCGCGCGAACTGCCCCGGCACGACACCGGCAAGCTGTACAAGCGCGAAATCCGCGACCGATATTGGCCGGCGAGCGACAAGCGCATCGCCTGA
- a CDS encoding enoyl-CoA hydratase/isomerase family protein, with product MSAYEDISLAVADRIGTLTLNRPEKGNTLRARTMEEICIGMDVLVADPAVSVIVLAAAGKHFCAGADFSFLDELTRTPAPQIKAQIYTHFQGAAKRIYHCPKPTVALVQGAAVTVGCELSLACDFRVVADNAFFQESWIKLGIMPPLGGVFLLPRIVGLGRAAQIVLRGLPVKAQEAERIGLASELVPVDALADRGRELALELAAIAPLAYAQVKEALHRGLETSMEAEWSTNVLNQAILLGTDDFKEGLDAVKTRRAPIFTGQ from the coding sequence ATGAGCGCATATGAGGACATCAGCCTGGCCGTCGCCGACCGCATCGGCACGCTGACGCTCAATCGACCCGAAAAGGGCAATACGCTGCGTGCGCGGACGATGGAGGAAATCTGCATCGGCATGGACGTCCTGGTCGCCGATCCGGCGGTGTCGGTCATCGTGCTGGCGGCAGCGGGCAAGCATTTCTGCGCCGGGGCGGATTTCTCGTTCCTCGACGAATTGACCCGCACCCCCGCGCCGCAGATCAAGGCGCAGATCTACACCCATTTCCAAGGCGCGGCCAAACGCATCTATCATTGCCCCAAACCCACCGTCGCGCTGGTGCAGGGGGCTGCCGTCACGGTGGGGTGCGAACTCTCGCTCGCCTGCGATTTCCGCGTCGTGGCCGACAATGCCTTCTTTCAGGAAAGCTGGATCAAGCTGGGCATCATGCCACCGCTGGGCGGCGTCTTCCTGCTACCGCGCATCGTCGGCCTTGGCCGCGCGGCGCAGATCGTCTTGCGCGGCCTGCCGGTCAAGGCGCAGGAGGCCGAACGGATCGGCCTGGCGTCCGAACTCGTGCCGGTCGATGCGCTCGCCGATCGCGGGCGCGAACTGGCGCTCGAACTCGCCGCCATCGCTCCGCTCGCCTATGCGCAAGTGAAGGAGGCGCTGCATCGCGGGCTGGAAACCTCGATGGAGGCCGAGTGGTCCACCAACGTCCTCAATCAGGCGATCCTGCTGGGCACGGACGACTTCAAGGAAGGGCTGGACGCTGTAAAGACCAGGCGCGCGCCAATATTCACGGGCCAATGA
- a CDS encoding FadR/GntR family transcriptional regulator, which translates to MTAETVLLPTRNVADQIASTLRAEIAAGVWAIGQMLPAEHQLMERFGVSRPSCREALRILQSEGLLEIQRGNRGGARVVPPDPSRIALFAGVFLQMRNATITEVFETRMTIEPAAVRSFARHGSREILSQLAQNAASQRFIIHDRPTFYQRGRDFRELLVRNCGSESLRLLCLVIGEIADMQLSVLSHALPQDPDQESRFLTAIRIKEEMIAHVEAGNGDAAAQSWHGYLRYYLDRLHEITPPDIRTMKPFPLGENAQAKPL; encoded by the coding sequence ATGACCGCAGAAACCGTCCTCCTTCCCACGCGAAACGTCGCGGACCAGATCGCCTCCACCCTCCGGGCGGAGATTGCCGCCGGCGTCTGGGCGATCGGGCAGATGTTGCCTGCCGAACATCAGTTGATGGAGCGGTTCGGCGTATCGCGTCCTTCCTGCCGCGAAGCCTTGCGCATCTTGCAATCGGAAGGGTTGCTGGAAATCCAGCGCGGCAACCGGGGCGGCGCGCGTGTCGTCCCGCCCGACCCCAGCCGCATCGCCTTGTTCGCGGGCGTATTCCTGCAAATGCGCAATGCGACCATCACCGAAGTGTTCGAAACGCGCATGACGATCGAACCCGCAGCAGTGCGATCCTTCGCGCGTCATGGCAGCCGCGAAATCCTGTCGCAGCTTGCGCAAAATGCCGCGTCCCAACGCTTCATCATCCATGACCGGCCGACCTTCTACCAGCGGGGCCGGGATTTTCGCGAATTGCTCGTGCGCAACTGCGGTAGCGAGTCGTTGCGGCTGCTGTGCCTGGTCATCGGCGAGATCGCCGACATGCAATTGTCCGTCCTGTCGCACGCCTTGCCGCAAGATCCCGACCAGGAAAGCCGCTTCCTGACCGCGATCCGCATCAAGGAGGAGATGATCGCCCATGTCGAGGCGGGCAATGGCGATGCCGCCGCGCAGAGCTGGCATGGCTATCTGCGCTATTATCTCGACCGGCTGCATGAGATCACCCCGCCGGACATCCGCACGATGAAGCCCTTTCCATTAGGCGAAAACGCCCAAGCAAAGCCGCTTTGA
- a CDS encoding SDR family NAD(P)-dependent oxidoreductase, which yields MSDPLFDLSGKVALVTGGSRGLGREMVLAFADHGADVIIASRKLDACEEVAALVRAKGRRAMAHAAHCGRWDDIDALIAAAYAQFGKIDILVNNAGMSPAAPSHEVTEKLFDSVLNLNFKGPFRLASQIAKRMYDGDGGTIINVSSTGGVMPLPAIIPYGSSKAALNAMTLSMAHEYAPKVRVNTLSAGPFLTDIANAWSPEARETARNALGRPGRPEEVVTSALYLASPASSYTTGTLLRVDGGTW from the coding sequence ATGAGCGATCCGCTGTTCGACCTGAGCGGCAAGGTGGCGCTGGTCACGGGCGGCAGCCGGGGGCTGGGGCGGGAAATGGTGCTGGCCTTTGCCGATCATGGCGCGGACGTCATCATCGCCAGCCGCAAGCTGGACGCGTGCGAAGAAGTGGCCGCGCTGGTGCGGGCCAAGGGACGCAGGGCGATGGCCCATGCCGCGCATTGCGGGCGATGGGACGACATCGACGCTCTGATCGCGGCGGCCTATGCGCAGTTCGGCAAGATCGACATATTGGTCAACAATGCGGGCATGAGCCCTGCCGCGCCCAGCCATGAGGTAACGGAAAAGCTGTTCGACAGCGTGCTGAACCTCAATTTCAAAGGGCCGTTCCGGCTGGCGAGCCAGATCGCCAAGCGCATGTATGACGGCGATGGCGGGACCATCATCAATGTGTCGTCGACCGGCGGGGTCATGCCCCTGCCCGCCATCATCCCCTATGGATCGTCCAAGGCGGCGCTCAACGCGATGACGCTGTCGATGGCGCATGAATATGCGCCCAAGGTACGGGTCAATACATTGTCAGCAGGGCCATTCCTGACCGACATCGCGAACGCCTGGAGCCCCGAGGCGCGGGAAACCGCGCGCAATGCGCTGGGGCGACCGGGTCGACCGGAGGAAGTGGTGACGTCTGCCCTCTACCTTGCCAGTCCGGCGTCCAGCTATACCACAGGCACGCTGCTGCGGGTGGACGGCGGCACCTGGTAG